Proteins encoded in a region of the Halodesulfovibrio marinisediminis DSM 17456 genome:
- a CDS encoding RNA recognition motif domain-containing protein, producing MSKNIYVGNLAWSVGNDDLRDLFEEYGEVLSARVIEDRETGRSRGFGFVEMEDNGALEAIDALNGSVHGGRNLKVNEARPRERRPRY from the coding sequence GTGTCTAAGAACATTTATGTTGGCAACCTTGCCTGGTCTGTTGGTAATGATGATTTGCGTGATCTTTTTGAAGAGTACGGTGAAGTTTTATCTGCTCGCGTGATTGAAGATCGCGAAACTGGACGCTCACGTGGCTTCGGTTTTGTAGAAATGGAAGATAATGGTGCTCTTGAAGCTATTGATGCTCTCAATGGCAGCGTACATGGAGGACGTAACCTCAAAGTTAATGAAGCACGTCCTCGTGAACGTCGTCCTCGTTACTAA
- a CDS encoding substrate-binding periplasmic protein, with amino-acid sequence MQLRFRVFLAVIAIYITHLSLRPLPAYSNQVQFITEEVPPIAYTHNGILTGYNIDLVRYIWKQMHIPEHKVKVQPWARSIKYFNTKTPTCLFPVVLTKQRRATYRSVATPFSFKIVLFTLKKNANQFTSSFQLKNARICVTKTSSILHLLREGGYSDDNFEYGTSFANTVIKFHKERAPLLVGSIPSVVHNYRQIGGNTSDLHIVSVIKTVPNGFLFNDAVPQSFIDNFQKAMDQFTYTDETKTIYDKARYYYNPTQ; translated from the coding sequence ATGCAGCTACGATTTCGTGTTTTTCTCGCAGTAATCGCAATATACATTACTCACCTTTCACTTCGCCCGTTGCCAGCCTATAGTAACCAAGTGCAATTTATTACAGAAGAAGTTCCTCCGATTGCTTATACTCACAACGGAATATTGACAGGGTACAATATAGATCTTGTAAGATACATCTGGAAACAAATGCATATTCCAGAACACAAAGTAAAGGTTCAACCTTGGGCACGGTCTATTAAATACTTCAACACAAAAACACCAACCTGTCTTTTCCCTGTAGTTTTAACAAAACAAAGAAGAGCAACCTACCGCTCTGTTGCTACACCATTTTCTTTTAAGATTGTACTTTTCACACTGAAAAAGAACGCAAATCAGTTCACATCATCATTCCAACTAAAAAATGCACGAATCTGTGTAACAAAAACTTCAAGCATCTTGCACTTACTCCGCGAAGGTGGCTATTCTGACGATAATTTTGAATACGGAACAAGCTTTGCCAACACAGTTATAAAATTCCATAAAGAGCGGGCCCCTCTTCTTGTAGGAAGTATCCCAAGCGTCGTACATAATTATCGTCAAATTGGTGGCAACACTTCAGATTTACACATTGTTTCCGTAATAAAAACGGTACCGAACGGTTTTTTATTTAATGACGCTGTGCCCCAAAGTTTTATCGATAACTTTCAAAAAGCAATGGATCAATTTACATATACAGATGAAACAAAAACTATTTATGACAAAGCAAGATACTATTATAATCCCACTCAGTAG
- a CDS encoding DUF2238 domain-containing protein, whose product MRRIFTAQHFPFILAAVFIVFFGLMGISPVSREVWIAEVIPVVAIFLLLCITFPFFRFSNVSYGLMAVWLFWHTIGGHYTFAGVPFEWVSDLFGFERNHFDRIGHFSVGFYAYPIAELFVRRKLAGPIVTTLFALFSIMSVAAAYEIIEWQYAVIEGGKAGIEFLGSQGDVWDAQKDMFADTLGALVILVLFWVFGKRWGSRG is encoded by the coding sequence ATGCGTCGAATTTTTACTGCACAACATTTTCCATTCATCCTTGCTGCCGTGTTTATTGTTTTCTTTGGGCTGATGGGAATCTCGCCAGTTTCCCGAGAGGTCTGGATTGCTGAGGTTATTCCTGTTGTCGCTATTTTTCTTTTGCTCTGCATTACATTTCCATTTTTTAGGTTCTCTAATGTATCCTATGGCCTGATGGCTGTTTGGTTATTTTGGCATACAATAGGCGGGCATTATACCTTTGCAGGAGTGCCATTTGAATGGGTATCAGATCTTTTTGGATTCGAACGGAACCATTTTGACAGGATTGGACATTTTTCTGTCGGATTTTATGCATACCCAATTGCAGAGTTGTTTGTTCGTAGGAAGCTTGCCGGACCAATTGTTACAACACTTTTCGCATTGTTTAGTATAATGTCAGTCGCGGCGGCATACGAGATTATTGAGTGGCAATATGCTGTTATTGAAGGTGGTAAAGCTGGTATTGAGTTCCTTGGCAGTCAGGGGGATGTATGGGATGCTCAGAAAGATATGTTTGCGGACACGCTTGGTGCGCTTGTGATATTGGTTTTATTCTGGGTGTTCGGTAAACGTTGGGGCAGCCGTGGATAG
- a CDS encoding permease, translated as MQNKEARFSLSFYAIVGTITLIGWGILYSQLTYIAETLTGMIPGIEAGSHLYESIKFFLYDTPKILLLLSLVVFAVGVLRTWITPERSRKHLSGKESIGNVIAACVGIVTPFCSCSAVPLFLGFVAAGVPLGVTFSFLIAAPMVNEIALVLLYGLFGFKVAALYLVTGVTVAVIAGWILGKMKLEHMLEPWVRQIRDDGNNKAPVYPTFAHRLDYAWDSVVDILGKTWMYIVIGIAVGAGIHGYVPEGAMASIMGKEAWWSVPAAVVIGVPMYASAAGIIPIVSALLGKGAALGTALAFMMSVVALSLPEMVILRKVLSTKLITIYVSIVASGILLVGFLFNVVI; from the coding sequence GTGCAAAACAAAGAAGCTCGTTTTTCACTTTCGTTCTATGCCATTGTCGGAACAATCACGCTAATCGGCTGGGGAATTCTTTACTCACAGCTGACATACATTGCTGAAACCCTCACGGGAATGATCCCAGGTATTGAAGCAGGAAGTCATCTTTATGAATCAATAAAATTCTTCTTATATGACACTCCAAAGATCCTGCTGTTACTGAGTCTGGTTGTATTTGCTGTAGGCGTATTGCGCACTTGGATTACCCCGGAGCGTAGCCGCAAACACCTTAGCGGAAAAGAATCTATCGGCAACGTCATTGCAGCATGTGTGGGTATTGTTACCCCATTCTGCTCCTGTTCTGCCGTACCGCTCTTTCTTGGTTTTGTGGCTGCAGGCGTTCCGCTCGGCGTTACGTTCTCGTTCCTTATTGCAGCACCAATGGTAAACGAAATTGCGCTTGTTTTACTTTACGGCCTGTTTGGATTCAAAGTTGCTGCGCTGTATCTTGTAACTGGCGTAACCGTTGCGGTTATTGCAGGCTGGATTCTCGGTAAGATGAAGCTGGAGCACATGCTGGAACCATGGGTTCGTCAAATTCGTGATGACGGCAACAACAAGGCCCCAGTCTACCCAACTTTTGCGCACCGCTTAGACTATGCGTGGGATTCTGTAGTAGATATTTTGGGCAAGACATGGATGTACATTGTCATCGGTATCGCTGTAGGTGCCGGTATCCACGGCTATGTTCCAGAAGGAGCTATGGCGTCAATCATGGGTAAAGAGGCCTGGTGGAGTGTTCCTGCTGCTGTAGTTATCGGCGTGCCGATGTATGCAAGTGCAGCAGGTATTATCCCTATCGTATCTGCTTTACTCGGCAAAGGTGCAGCTCTCGGCACAGCACTGGCTTTCATGATGTCTGTTGTAGCACTCAGCCTTCCTGAAATGGTTATTCTCAGAAAAGTGCTCAGCACTAAACTCATCACCATTTATGTCTCTATCGTAGCATCCGGCATTCTACTTGTTGGCTTCCTGTTTAACGTTGTCATTTAA
- a CDS encoding ArsR/SmtB family transcription factor, translating into MNNFIKITKTLSDPTRVRILGLLQGGELCVCNIVEIMGLAQPTISRHLKQCTDAGLTIGRKAGGWTHYRLATDSTDKHIITFLELLLQAVRTDGEFAILQTNLLALKKTKNIL; encoded by the coding sequence ATGAACAACTTCATCAAAATTACCAAAACACTATCTGACCCCACACGAGTCCGCATCCTTGGCTTACTACAAGGTGGAGAACTCTGTGTGTGCAACATAGTGGAAATTATGGGGCTCGCGCAGCCTACAATTTCCCGTCATTTAAAACAGTGTACAGATGCCGGCCTCACAATCGGACGCAAGGCAGGCGGTTGGACGCATTACCGCCTCGCAACTGACAGCACTGACAAACATATTATAACGTTTTTAGAACTGCTACTGCAGGCTGTAAGAACAGACGGCGAATTTGCTATATTACAAACAAACTTACTTGCCTTGAAAAAGACAAAAAACATTCTTTAA
- a CDS encoding HD domain-containing protein, whose amino-acid sequence MTACDPQVNLQGREKLTRLADFLFEAGMLRKTPRSGYQFLGSGSENVAEHSFRTAIVGFVLANEAGADPVHTAMMCLFHDFHEARVGDFNYVNRIYNTCDPKAAFTHALEGTGLEPLVMPYWDELEEAESLEAKLAQDADQIDLILNLKEESDLGNKYAGKWLEGALPRLRTEVGKALAERICETDHTDWWYKGPEKSWWMRKNGKKKAK is encoded by the coding sequence ATGACAGCCTGCGATCCTCAGGTAAATTTACAAGGACGCGAGAAGCTTACCCGTCTCGCAGACTTTTTGTTTGAAGCAGGTATGCTGCGCAAAACTCCGCGCAGTGGATACCAGTTTTTGGGTTCCGGCAGCGAGAATGTTGCAGAGCATTCTTTTAGAACAGCGATCGTGGGTTTTGTGCTTGCCAACGAAGCAGGGGCAGATCCTGTACATACCGCAATGATGTGCCTTTTTCATGACTTCCATGAGGCTCGAGTTGGTGATTTTAACTATGTAAACCGCATTTACAACACCTGTGACCCGAAAGCTGCTTTTACTCATGCGTTGGAAGGTACTGGTCTTGAACCCTTAGTTATGCCGTATTGGGATGAGCTTGAAGAAGCAGAATCTCTGGAGGCAAAACTTGCTCAGGATGCAGATCAAATCGACCTTATTTTAAATCTTAAAGAGGAGTCTGATCTGGGAAACAAGTATGCCGGAAAATGGTTGGAGGGGGCATTGCCACGTCTGCGTACAGAGGTAGGCAAGGCTCTTGCTGAACGTATCTGTGAAACAGACCACACTGACTGGTGGTATAAAGGTCCGGAAAAAAGCTGGTGGATGCGTAAAAACGGTAAGAAGAAAGCTAAGTAA
- a CDS encoding YeiH family protein, producing MAEQNVQQDVVVDKGQASWSDLIKLEDYWAIWLGFAILIIGLIIYLPNEPKNLRATIAASNAIMQAESNIAPFKTIEYYKAADAKGIKATSSPFAKTIKKFQSKPHGWSTNVLDAFFMDNARANAKKVKATAKYEKAKKAADESLAAATIAQTAAGEANYSNAELNQKASDAISDWRNKKFAASKAKKKTKVKAYNQLTWLIMLCIAVGAFFAIGRAAMGYSPAKFFIGFIFVFAIATLAYVAAQQSTMKGLGIGYAAWAILFGLLISNTIGTPKWVMPAVQTEYFIKTGLVLLGAEVLFSKIVAIGIPGIFVAWVVTPVVLISTFIFGQKIVKMPSKTLNIVISADMSVCGVSAAIATAAACRAKKEELTLSVGLSLVFTSIMMIVMPAFIKAVEMPYILGGAWMGGTIDATGAVAAAGAFLSQKALYVAATIKMIQNVLIGVTAFGVAIYWCTRVDCTPGRTVNAWEIWYRFPKFVLGFLAASVLFSWIYGSMGADVGFAMIDHGVIRGFSKAFRGWFFCLAFVSIGLATNFRELGHYFKGGKPLILYVCGQSFNLILTLTMAYLMFYVVFPEITANI from the coding sequence ATGGCAGAGCAAAACGTGCAACAAGACGTTGTTGTTGATAAAGGACAAGCCAGTTGGTCTGACTTGATTAAACTTGAAGACTATTGGGCAATATGGCTCGGTTTTGCAATTCTAATTATCGGTCTCATTATTTATCTTCCTAATGAGCCTAAGAACCTACGAGCAACCATTGCTGCGTCTAACGCAATCATGCAAGCAGAGTCGAACATCGCTCCGTTTAAAACAATTGAGTACTACAAGGCTGCTGATGCTAAGGGCATAAAGGCAACCTCCTCACCTTTTGCAAAGACTATTAAAAAATTCCAAAGCAAACCGCATGGCTGGTCCACGAACGTGCTTGATGCATTTTTTATGGACAACGCACGAGCTAATGCTAAAAAAGTAAAAGCTACTGCCAAGTATGAAAAAGCAAAAAAAGCAGCAGATGAATCACTAGCCGCTGCAACAATTGCACAGACTGCTGCTGGCGAAGCCAACTACAGCAATGCTGAACTGAACCAAAAAGCTTCAGACGCTATCAGCGACTGGCGCAATAAAAAATTTGCAGCCAGTAAAGCCAAGAAAAAAACTAAAGTTAAAGCATACAACCAACTGACATGGCTAATTATGTTATGCATTGCAGTTGGTGCTTTCTTTGCCATAGGGCGTGCCGCAATGGGGTATAGCCCTGCTAAGTTCTTCATAGGTTTCATCTTTGTTTTCGCTATTGCAACTCTTGCTTATGTCGCAGCGCAGCAAAGCACTATGAAAGGACTTGGTATCGGCTACGCAGCATGGGCTATTCTATTCGGCCTTCTCATTTCAAACACCATCGGTACCCCTAAATGGGTCATGCCTGCCGTCCAGACTGAATATTTCATCAAAACAGGTCTGGTACTCCTGGGTGCAGAAGTTCTTTTCAGTAAGATCGTTGCGATTGGTATTCCGGGCATTTTTGTAGCATGGGTAGTTACTCCTGTTGTACTCATCTCAACCTTCATCTTCGGTCAGAAAATAGTAAAAATGCCATCCAAGACGCTGAACATTGTGATTTCTGCGGACATGTCAGTTTGTGGTGTTTCCGCAGCTATCGCCACCGCAGCAGCATGTCGCGCTAAAAAAGAAGAACTCACCCTGTCTGTAGGTCTTTCTCTTGTTTTCACATCCATCATGATGATCGTTATGCCTGCGTTCATTAAGGCTGTAGAAATGCCATACATTCTCGGCGGCGCATGGATGGGAGGAACAATTGACGCTACAGGTGCGGTAGCCGCTGCAGGTGCCTTCCTTTCACAAAAAGCATTGTATGTTGCAGCAACCATTAAAATGATCCAGAACGTGCTCATCGGTGTTACAGCATTCGGTGTTGCTATTTACTGGTGCACCCGAGTTGATTGCACTCCCGGCCGCACTGTAAACGCATGGGAAATCTGGTACCGTTTCCCTAAATTCGTACTCGGCTTCCTCGCCGCTTCTGTCCTGTTCTCATGGATTTACGGCTCAATGGGAGCAGATGTAGGCTTTGCAATGATTGACCATGGTGTAATCCGTGGTTTCTCCAAAGCTTTCCGCGGTTGGTTCTTCTGCCTTGCCTTTGTTTCCATCGGCCTTGCAACTAACTTCCGCGAACTCGGTCACTACTTCAAAGGCGGCAAGCCGCTTATTCTTTATGTATGCGGTCAGTCCTTCAACCTCATCCTAACACTGACTATGGCATACCTGATGTTCTACGTGGTATTCCCGGAAATCACTGCAAACATCTAG
- a CDS encoding SDR family oxidoreductase: protein MSKPLIVITGASSGFGEATARTLSEKGFPLLLIARRLDRLKALHLPNTICAKVDVTDRKAMVRAIADAEATFGPVDCMINNAGVMLLGQACEQDPAEWQKMIDVNVVGLLNGIHAVLPSMRERKQGTIINVSSVAGRKTFPNHAVYCGTKFAVHAMSENIREEVAADNVRVIVIAPGAAETELLSHTTSDEIKANYNQWKEQMGGVMSAQDVANSIVFAYEQPQSVCVREIVLAPTLQEP, encoded by the coding sequence ATGTCTAAGCCACTTATAGTCATTACCGGAGCAAGTTCAGGGTTCGGTGAAGCAACTGCTCGTACTTTAAGCGAAAAGGGTTTTCCACTTCTCCTTATAGCTCGTCGTCTTGATCGACTTAAAGCATTACATTTACCAAATACCATTTGTGCAAAGGTAGATGTGACAGACCGTAAAGCAATGGTAAGAGCTATAGCTGATGCAGAAGCTACCTTTGGTCCTGTTGATTGTATGATAAACAATGCTGGTGTGATGTTGCTTGGGCAAGCATGTGAGCAAGATCCGGCAGAATGGCAGAAAATGATTGATGTAAATGTGGTTGGTCTTCTTAACGGTATTCACGCTGTTCTCCCAAGTATGCGTGAACGTAAGCAGGGAACTATCATTAATGTTAGTTCTGTTGCAGGACGTAAAACTTTCCCGAATCATGCTGTCTACTGCGGAACCAAGTTTGCGGTGCATGCTATGAGTGAAAATATTCGTGAAGAAGTTGCAGCCGATAATGTTCGTGTGATCGTAATTGCTCCGGGTGCCGCTGAAACAGAACTTCTTAGTCATACCACTTCTGATGAAATTAAAGCTAACTACAACCAGTGGAAGGAACAGATGGGGGGTGTGATGAGTGCGCAGGATGTCGCCAATTCAATTGTGTTTGCTTACGAGCAACCCCAATCTGTCTGTGTCCGTGAAATTGTTCTCGCTCCTACGCTTCAGGAACCGTAA